A window of Flavobacterium flavigenum contains these coding sequences:
- a CDS encoding protein adenylyltransferase SelO, with amino-acid sequence MKNLKIHNRFTSELPADPDETNEIRQISKALFSYVKPTTPSEPKLIHASEEVAKLVGISADEIQSEEFVTIFSGKEILPETKPYAMCYAGHQFGNWAGQLGDGRAINLTEVEHNNQYFTLQLKGAGKTPYSRTADGLAVLRSSIREYLCAEAMHYLGVPTTRSLSLILSGGEVLRDVLYNGNPAYEKGAIVCRVAPSFIRFGSFEMLTARNELKNLKQFVEYNIKYYFPEIKGEPKEQYLQFFKNVADKTREMILHWQRVGFVHGVMNTDNMSVHGITIDYGPYGWLENFDPNWTPNTTDSQNRRYRFGNQPQVAQWNLFQLANSLYPLINEAEPLEKILESFITDFNSDYTKMILSKLGLFSPSENDAEFIAYLESNLQLSETDMTIFYRNLNKIRKNDSAEKALEAIKDAFYKPEEIKDTIKDNWLLWFTDYLERLNQENTSNEERIKNMNSVNPKYVLRNYMAQLAIDAADQEDYSLISELYKLLKKPYDEQPEYEKWFAKRPDWARSKVGCSMLSCSS; translated from the coding sequence ATGAAAAACTTAAAAATACATAATCGTTTTACAAGTGAATTGCCAGCTGACCCTGATGAAACCAACGAAATTCGTCAGATTTCGAAAGCACTTTTCTCTTACGTAAAACCAACTACACCATCTGAACCTAAATTAATTCATGCTTCAGAAGAAGTCGCTAAATTGGTTGGAATTTCAGCAGATGAAATTCAATCTGAAGAATTTGTAACTATTTTTTCCGGAAAAGAAATTCTGCCCGAAACAAAGCCGTACGCCATGTGCTACGCCGGACATCAATTTGGCAACTGGGCAGGACAATTAGGCGATGGCCGTGCGATTAATTTAACCGAAGTTGAACATAATAATCAATATTTTACTTTACAACTAAAAGGCGCAGGAAAAACCCCTTATTCCCGAACTGCAGACGGATTAGCGGTTTTGCGCTCTTCCATCCGGGAATATTTATGTGCTGAAGCGATGCATTATCTGGGGGTTCCCACTACCCGGTCACTTTCGCTGATACTATCCGGAGGCGAAGTTTTAAGGGACGTTTTATACAATGGAAACCCTGCTTATGAAAAAGGCGCCATTGTATGCCGTGTCGCTCCTTCTTTTATTCGTTTTGGAAGTTTTGAAATGCTGACTGCCCGAAACGAACTTAAAAACCTGAAACAGTTTGTTGAATATAATATCAAATATTATTTTCCTGAAATCAAAGGCGAACCAAAAGAACAATATTTACAGTTTTTCAAAAATGTAGCAGACAAAACCAGAGAAATGATTCTGCACTGGCAGCGCGTAGGGTTTGTTCATGGCGTAATGAATACCGATAATATGTCGGTACACGGAATCACGATTGATTACGGCCCTTATGGCTGGCTGGAAAATTTTGATCCAAACTGGACACCGAATACAACCGACAGCCAAAATCGAAGATATCGTTTTGGAAACCAGCCTCAGGTGGCACAATGGAATTTATTTCAACTGGCAAATTCGCTTTATCCGTTAATCAATGAAGCGGAGCCTTTGGAAAAAATATTAGAATCATTCATTACTGATTTCAATTCAGATTACACAAAAATGATTTTATCCAAACTAGGATTGTTTTCTCCATCAGAAAATGATGCTGAATTTATAGCCTATTTAGAATCAAATCTGCAATTATCAGAAACCGATATGACTATTTTCTATCGCAATCTGAACAAAATCAGAAAAAACGATTCGGCAGAAAAAGCTTTAGAAGCTATTAAAGATGCTTTTTATAAACCAGAAGAAATCAAAGACACGATTAAAGACAACTGGCTATTGTGGTTTACCGATTATTTAGAGCGTCTGAATCAGGAAAATACTTCTAATGAAGAACGAATTAAAAATATGAATTCGGTTAATCCAAAATATGTATTACGAAATTACATGGCGCAATTAGCCATTGATGCGGCTGATCAAGAGGATTATTCTCTAATTTCAGAATTGTATAAATTGTTAAAAAAACCATACGATGAACAGCCTGAATATGAAAAATGGTTTGCCAAAAGGCCAGACTGGGCACGTTCAAAAGTTGGGTGTTCTATGCTTTCTTGTAGTTCATAA
- the msrA gene encoding peptide-methionine (S)-S-oxide reductase MsrA — translation MKNLSVATFGGGCFWCIEAVIQRLNGIETVKSGYSDGQIKNPAYREVCTGRTGHAEVIQVVFNPDIISYHDLITIFMTSHDPTTLNRQGADSGTQYRSIILYHDETQKTIAEGVFSELKSVFPDPIVTQLKPFQVFYEAEEEHQNYYNDNSEAGYCRMVIDPKVYKLKKMYADKLKD, via the coding sequence ATGAAAAATTTATCAGTAGCAACCTTTGGCGGTGGCTGTTTTTGGTGTATAGAAGCTGTAATTCAGCGTTTAAACGGAATCGAAACCGTAAAATCCGGCTATTCTGACGGACAAATTAAAAATCCGGCCTACAGAGAAGTCTGCACCGGAAGAACCGGACATGCAGAAGTGATTCAGGTTGTTTTTAATCCTGACATAATTTCATATCATGACTTAATTACCATTTTCATGACAAGCCACGACCCTACAACTCTAAACCGTCAGGGAGCAGACAGCGGAACACAATACCGCTCAATAATTTTGTATCATGATGAAACACAAAAAACAATTGCGGAAGGGGTTTTCAGCGAACTCAAATCTGTTTTTCCGGATCCAATCGTAACACAGCTAAAACCTTTTCAAGTGTTTTATGAGGCTGAAGAAGAACATCAGAATTATTACAATGACAATTCAGAAGCCGGTTATTGCCGAATGGTGATTGATCCGAAAGTATATAAATTGAAAAAAATGTATGCTGATAAATTAAAAGATTGA
- a CDS encoding aminotransferase class V-fold PLP-dependent enzyme, which produces MNSKNNTTGLEAYFNDFRQNIVGIDQEFDSPYGKKKIIYTDWTASGRLYRPIEEKLLNEFGPFVANTHTETTVSGTAMTKAYHRARHIIKRHTNANSDDVLITDGTGMTGVINKFQRILGLKVPENLKAFTNIPAEKKPIVFISHMEHHSNQTSWLETIADVEIIPCSETEKGLFSLENLKELLEKYKDRTIKIASITACSNVTGLKTPYHEIAKVMHQHNGVCFVDFACSGPYVQIDMHPEDPEAYLDAIFFSPHKFLGGPGTSGVLIFNKKLYNNMIPDCPGGGTVSWTNPWGEHKYIDNIEDREDGGTPGFLQVIKTALAIELKEEMGIENILQREHEIVEHVFSELNPVSNIKILAGHHQERLGVISFFIEDLHFNLGVKLLNDRFGIQTRGGCSCAGTYGHFLLHVDQETSNKLVDEITIGDLIKKPGWIRMSIHPTTTNEEIAFVCESIKDLAQNHESWKLDYEYDKNTNEFIHKKANSFEDELVAGWFRS; this is translated from the coding sequence ATGAATAGCAAAAATAATACCACGGGTTTAGAAGCTTATTTTAACGATTTTAGGCAAAATATTGTTGGAATTGATCAGGAGTTTGATTCTCCTTATGGTAAAAAGAAAATCATTTATACCGACTGGACTGCCAGCGGAAGACTCTATCGCCCAATCGAAGAAAAGCTTTTAAATGAATTTGGTCCTTTTGTTGCGAATACTCATACCGAAACCACTGTTTCAGGAACGGCTATGACAAAGGCCTATCATCGTGCGCGTCACATTATCAAGCGTCATACAAATGCTAATTCCGATGATGTTTTAATTACAGATGGCACCGGAATGACAGGTGTAATTAATAAGTTTCAGCGTATTTTAGGTTTAAAAGTTCCTGAAAACCTGAAGGCTTTTACGAATATTCCAGCTGAGAAAAAGCCGATTGTTTTTATTTCGCATATGGAACATCATTCGAATCAGACTTCGTGGCTGGAAACGATTGCTGATGTTGAAATTATTCCGTGTTCTGAAACGGAAAAAGGACTTTTTAGTCTGGAGAATTTAAAAGAGTTATTAGAAAAATATAAAGACAGAACGATAAAAATTGCTTCCATAACAGCTTGTTCAAACGTAACAGGGTTGAAAACACCTTATCATGAAATTGCAAAAGTAATGCATCAGCATAATGGCGTTTGTTTTGTCGATTTTGCATGTTCAGGACCTTATGTGCAAATTGACATGCATCCGGAAGATCCGGAAGCGTATCTGGATGCGATTTTTTTTTCTCCGCATAAATTTTTAGGAGGTCCCGGAACGTCTGGCGTTTTGATTTTTAATAAAAAGCTATACAACAACATGATTCCGGATTGTCCTGGCGGAGGAACTGTCAGCTGGACAAATCCATGGGGTGAACATAAATACATTGATAATATTGAAGACCGCGAAGATGGCGGAACTCCGGGCTTTTTACAGGTTATTAAAACGGCTCTTGCCATTGAGCTTAAAGAAGAAATGGGTATTGAAAACATCCTGCAGCGTGAGCATGAAATTGTAGAGCATGTTTTTAGCGAACTGAATCCGGTTTCGAATATCAAAATTCTGGCGGGACATCATCAGGAAAGGTTAGGAGTGATTTCGTTTTTTATAGAAGATCTGCATTTTAACTTAGGAGTAAAACTGCTGAATGACAGATTCGGAATCCAAACCCGTGGCGGATGCAGCTGTGCGGGAACCTACGGGCATTTTTTGCTGCATGTGGATCAGGAGACTTCAAATAAATTGGTAGATGAAATTACGATTGGTGATTTGATCAAAAAACCGGGCTGGATCAGAATGTCAATTCATCCGACGACTACAAATGAAGAAATTGCTTTTGTTTGTGAAAGTATTAAAGATCTGGCTCAAAACCATGAAAGCTGGAAACTGGATTATGAGTATGATAAAAATACGAATGAGTTTATTCATAAAAAGGCTAATTCGTTTGAGGATGAATTGGTAGCTGGGTGGTTTAGGTCATAA
- a CDS encoding o-succinylbenzoate synthase, whose translation MKAIYQKYMLEFKRPSGTSRGIMTEKETWFIVLEENGKKGIGECGILRGLSADDREDYEEKLNWVCQNIHLGEDVLWENLLEFPSIQFGIEMAFLSLKSENPYVLFPSDFTNNSKSIVINGLVWMGEEAFMKEQIEEKIAQGFTCIKLKIGAIDFEKELDLLRYIRTHFSAEQIEIRVDANGAFYLNEALDKLNQLSGFELHSIEQPIQKNNTDSMAELCKSTPFPIALDEELIGVFSLEEKEALLQKIKPQYIILKPSFVGGFRGTQEWITLAEKYNIGWWITSALESNIGLNAIAQWTFLQNSDMPQGLGTGALYTNNIDCPLEVLNGQLWYSKTKNWNTSFLEKA comes from the coding sequence ATGAAAGCTATTTACCAAAAATACATGCTCGAATTCAAACGTCCTTCGGGAACGTCGAGAGGCATTATGACCGAAAAAGAAACCTGGTTTATTGTACTCGAAGAAAACGGTAAAAAAGGAATAGGAGAGTGTGGTATTCTAAGAGGATTAAGTGCAGATGACCGAGAAGATTATGAAGAGAAATTAAACTGGGTTTGTCAAAATATTCATTTAGGCGAAGATGTTCTTTGGGAAAATTTACTTGAATTTCCATCCATTCAATTCGGAATAGAGATGGCTTTTTTATCTCTAAAAAGTGAAAATCCGTATGTGTTATTTCCTTCAGATTTCACCAATAATTCGAAATCAATTGTGATAAATGGTCTGGTCTGGATGGGAGAAGAAGCGTTTATGAAAGAGCAAATTGAAGAAAAAATTGCTCAGGGATTTACCTGTATAAAACTCAAAATTGGAGCGATTGATTTTGAAAAAGAACTGGATTTATTGCGCTATATTCGTACTCATTTTAGTGCTGAACAAATAGAAATCAGGGTTGATGCGAATGGAGCTTTTTATTTAAATGAAGCTTTAGATAAATTAAATCAATTATCTGGTTTCGAATTACATAGTATAGAGCAGCCTATTCAAAAAAACAACACTGACAGTATGGCAGAGTTGTGTAAAAGCACTCCTTTTCCTATTGCTTTGGATGAAGAACTGATTGGTGTGTTTTCATTGGAAGAAAAAGAAGCACTTTTGCAAAAAATCAAACCGCAATACATCATTTTGAAACCAAGTTTTGTCGGAGGATTTCGCGGAACTCAGGAGTGGATTACATTAGCAGAAAAATACAATATTGGCTGGTGGATTACCTCAGCATTGGAAAGCAATATTGGTTTGAATGCAATTGCGCAATGGACATTTCTGCAAAATTCTGATATGCCTCAGGGATTAGGAACCGGAGCACTTTATACCAATAATATTGATTGCCCGTTGGAAGTTTTAAACGGACAATTGTGGTACAGTAAAACTAAAAATTGGAATACTTCATTTTTAGAAAAAGCCTGA
- a CDS encoding YpdA family putative bacillithiol disulfide reductase: protein MTNLYDLIIVGGGPIGLACAIEAQKKNLNYLIIEKGAIVNSIFNYPLYMTFFSTAERLEIGNIPFNCLAPKPGRQEALEYYRNIHRYFNFNLNLFEKVTEVQKLEHQLFKITTDKNFYEAKNVIIATGFYDIPIEMNVKGEELPKVRHYYKEAHEYAFRDVLVVGANNSSVDAALECWRKGANVTMVIRKNEINNRVKYWVKPDIENRIAEGSIKAYFESNITEITESEVEIKTQEGNIVIKNDFVLALTGYKPDLSFLEKMGIELSDDELKIPQYNPETMETNVKGLFLAGVVCGGMQTHKWFIENSRIHANMIIDYITRNKC, encoded by the coding sequence ATGACAAATCTATACGATCTGATTATTGTAGGAGGTGGTCCAATTGGGCTTGCCTGTGCAATTGAAGCTCAAAAGAAAAACCTGAATTATCTGATTATTGAGAAAGGGGCAATTGTAAACAGTATTTTCAATTATCCTTTGTATATGACCTTTTTTTCAACGGCAGAAAGGCTTGAAATAGGTAATATTCCGTTTAATTGTCTGGCACCAAAACCAGGGCGCCAGGAAGCTTTGGAATATTATCGAAACATTCATCGTTATTTTAATTTTAATCTCAATCTATTTGAAAAAGTTACTGAAGTTCAGAAACTCGAACATCAGCTTTTTAAAATCACAACTGATAAAAACTTTTACGAAGCTAAAAACGTAATTATAGCAACAGGTTTCTATGATATTCCGATTGAAATGAATGTAAAAGGTGAAGAGTTGCCTAAAGTTCGGCATTACTACAAAGAAGCTCACGAATATGCTTTTAGGGATGTTTTGGTTGTTGGCGCTAATAATTCGTCTGTGGATGCTGCTTTGGAATGCTGGCGAAAAGGTGCAAATGTAACCATGGTGATTCGTAAAAACGAAATCAATAACCGCGTAAAATACTGGGTAAAACCGGATATTGAAAATCGAATAGCTGAAGGAAGCATTAAAGCGTATTTCGAATCGAATATTACTGAAATCACGGAGAGTGAAGTAGAAATTAAAACTCAGGAAGGCAATATCGTTATTAAAAATGATTTTGTTCTGGCACTAACTGGTTACAAACCTGACTTATCTTTCCTTGAAAAAATGGGTATTGAATTATCTGATGATGAATTAAAAATTCCGCAATACAATCCTGAAACTATGGAAACAAATGTGAAAGGATTATTTCTGGCGGGTGTAGTTTGCGGAGGCATGCAGACGCACAAATGGTTTATTGAAAACTCCCGCATTCATGCTAATATGATTATAGACTATATTACTCGAAATAAATGTTAA
- a CDS encoding tetratricopeptide repeat protein, whose protein sequence is MNLKKIVVLFLIGSFHNLFAQKDGYWDKERATTKEIIVSAGDRITIKTEDLPVGTTEVVYRVTLLDENQQMANSLVNVLKAIPDPYGIGQGSAGAVFLMSKISGDDKCTYALFTSDSNAKKYIDNGKVNDACYAQTEPLSKDAKRLSIDKSSCLNANTTTIWFGFESKNWLLKQKIVLEVVPWVDTKLNRGWNVDNKNEIVSLCKTSTMAQKMANSDDFCVCILDKIMKQYRYIEYQKLLAIEKTKIYKDFGNACYNDASISKNVYNDLRTQANTLIKLQKYNEAISKLNTIIAAGKATALDYSSIGYSYILTKQYAKAIKFLKEGEKLDDTELLVKLNLAHAYLVSDNYSDAKQIYKKYQSQNVTDSVSWIDKTKQDFILFQKAGLPSSDFERVLKLYN, encoded by the coding sequence ATGAATTTGAAGAAAATTGTTGTTTTGTTTTTAATTGGTTCTTTTCATAATCTTTTTGCGCAAAAAGACGGCTATTGGGACAAGGAACGCGCCACTACAAAAGAAATAATTGTCTCTGCAGGTGACAGGATAACTATCAAAACAGAGGATTTACCTGTTGGCACTACTGAAGTTGTTTACAGGGTCACACTTCTTGATGAAAATCAGCAAATGGCAAACAGTCTGGTAAATGTGTTAAAAGCAATTCCGGATCCATATGGCATAGGGCAGGGTTCTGCTGGTGCTGTATTTCTAATGTCGAAAATATCAGGTGATGATAAATGCACTTATGCACTTTTTACGTCTGATTCAAATGCAAAAAAATACATTGATAACGGAAAAGTCAACGATGCCTGTTATGCCCAGACAGAACCGTTAAGTAAAGATGCCAAACGTTTATCAATTGATAAATCTTCCTGCCTCAATGCAAACACTACTACAATTTGGTTTGGTTTCGAGAGCAAAAATTGGCTGCTAAAACAAAAAATAGTTTTAGAGGTTGTGCCATGGGTCGATACAAAACTAAACCGTGGCTGGAATGTTGATAATAAAAACGAAATAGTCAGTCTCTGTAAAACTTCTACAATGGCTCAGAAAATGGCCAATTCAGACGATTTTTGTGTTTGCATCCTCGATAAAATCATGAAGCAATACCGTTATATTGAATATCAAAAATTGCTTGCCATAGAAAAAACCAAAATTTATAAAGATTTTGGAAACGCTTGTTATAATGACGCTTCTATTTCTAAAAATGTTTATAATGATTTGAGGACTCAGGCAAATACGCTCATTAAACTTCAGAAATACAACGAAGCAATTTCGAAGCTGAACACAATCATTGCAGCAGGAAAAGCAACAGCTTTGGATTACAGTTCAATTGGTTACAGTTATATTCTGACCAAACAATATGCAAAAGCCATAAAGTTTTTGAAAGAAGGCGAAAAATTAGATGATACTGAGTTGTTGGTAAAACTTAATTTGGCCCATGCATATCTGGTTAGTGATAATTACAGCGATGCAAAGCAGATTTATAAAAAATACCAGTCACAAAACGTTACTGATAGTGTAAGCTGGATAGACAAAACCAAACAGGACTTTATACTTTTTCAAAAAGCAGGATTGCCTTCATCCGACTTTGAGAGGGTCTTGAAATTATATAATTAA
- a CDS encoding CYTH domain-containing protein, with amino-acid sequence MIEIERKFLVKSDEFKAQAFAQNKIAQGYLSSLPERTVRIRIKGQKGFITIKGIGHHGGMTRFEWENEIPLDEAQELLKLCEKGKIEKTRFEIQSGKHVFEVDEFYGENEGLVMAEIELESETESFEKPDWLGDEVTNDERYYNAYLSKNPFKDWEK; translated from the coding sequence ATGATAGAAATTGAAAGAAAATTTCTTGTGAAATCTGACGAATTCAAAGCACAGGCTTTCGCCCAAAATAAAATTGCGCAGGGCTATTTGAGCTCACTCCCTGAAAGAACAGTCCGCATTCGAATCAAAGGTCAAAAAGGATTTATCACGATAAAAGGAATTGGCCATCATGGCGGAATGACCCGTTTTGAGTGGGAAAATGAAATTCCGCTGGACGAAGCTCAGGAATTGCTTAAATTATGTGAAAAAGGTAAGATTGAAAAAACACGTTTCGAAATACAATCAGGTAAACATGTTTTTGAAGTTGATGAATTTTATGGCGAAAACGAAGGTTTGGTAATGGCAGAAATCGAACTGGAATCTGAAACGGAATCTTTTGAAAAACCAGACTGGCTAGGTGATGAGGTTACAAATGATGAGCGCTACTACAATGCTTATTTAAGCAAAAATCCATTTAAAGACTGGGAAAAATAA